One Streptosporangium becharense genomic window, TGATATTCGATACGGCGCCGCGTGCCGTCGACGTCCAGCTCCACGCCCGCGTCGTCGGTGGCGGCGATCCGTCCCTCCACTGTCGTGCCGTCCCGTAGGTCGGCCTTGACCAGCCTCCGCACTGCGCGGCGCCAGTGGCGCGGCTCGGTGAGCGGCCGGTCGACCCCGGGGGAGGAGACCTCCAGCACGTACGGGGCGTTGCCCATGGCGTCGTCGGCGTCCAGTCTGGCGGACACGGCGTGGCTGACCTGGGCGACGTCGTCCAGGCTCACCCCGCCGTCACGGTCGACGACGACGCGCAGCAGGCGCCGCTTACCCGCGGGGGTGACCGTGACGTCCTCCAAGTCGAGCCCTTCGGCTCCGACGACGGGTTCCAGAAGCTTCATCAGGCGGTCGCGGGATGTGGCGTTGCCCATGCCGGCCTCCCATTGTCACGATCTCAGCCGGGCGGACCTCGCCCAAGCGGATAACCAGCCTATCCACACCAGGGCGTAGAAACGGCGCCACTCGGTGTGGCGACGCCGCCCGAGAAGCGTGGTGAGTGCGATTATGCCAACCCCGTACGATGCTAGATGCGCCAGCTGCCCGACACATGACCGGAGGTCGTCCGTGCGTTCCGTCTCCCGGCGTGCCCTGTTGCGGGGCGGCGCACTCGGGGTGACCACCGTGACGCTGGCGGGGTGCGCCGAGGAGAAGCCGGTGCGCCTCGCCGCCAAGCCGCCCGACCCGGAGACCCTCCTCGTCAGGGAGCTGATCGCGGCCAAGGAGCGGACCGTCGCCCTGTACGCCTCGGCCGGCTCCGACCGCCTCACACCCTTCAGGCAGCGGCACGAGGCCCACCTGGCCGAGCTCCGCCGCCGCCTGCCGCCGGACGCCGCGACCGCCCCCGCACCCTCCGGGGCCGCGCCGGCCTCCGCGGTGCCCACCCCGTCACCGTCCCGGAACCGCAGGCCGACGGTGCGCACCCTGCGGGACCTGGAGCGTAAGGCCGCGGCGCTGCGCCCGCGCCAGCTGGCTGGGGTCTCCCCCGCGCTGGCCCAGCTGATCGCCTCCATCGGCGCCTGTGAGGCCGCGCACGCGCTGGCCCTGTCGAGGTCGCTGTGAGCGCCGCCGGCGGGCTCGACACGGCTCTGGCCGCCGAGCACGCGGCCGTCTACGCGTACGGGGTGATCGCGGCCAGGACCACGGGCCG contains:
- the rimP gene encoding ribosome maturation factor RimP yields the protein MGNATSRDRLMKLLEPVVGAEGLDLEDVTVTPAGKRRLLRVVVDRDGGVSLDDVAQVSHAVSARLDADDAMGNAPYVLEVSSPGVDRPLTEPRHWRRAVRRLVKADLRDGTTVEGRIAATDDAGVELDVDGTRRRIEYQDLTRGRVQVEFRRFDDAEDDGEDGDEG